In Oscillatoria acuminata PCC 6304, a single window of DNA contains:
- a CDS encoding FHA domain-containing serine/threonine-protein kinase has translation MSQTCPYCFAENLDLPIACIQCGSSLVPTSHLPSGLFLHQKHYQIDRVIGEGGFGITYKARDLAKSRIVAIKENWPERATRQGTTVIWHHSVTPQNRQVQLKKFATEAQYLAKCVHPNIVQVYDWFEENNTAYVVMEFLSGKPLSTVLEEEGPLSPDRVKRYFLQMAHTLRAIHSINLLHRDIKPDNIILNQGDRPILIDFGATKEFIAGQTRQMSVTLTPGYAPLEQYSYRGKRWPATDIYALCASMYELLTGQLPPPAVERVATDTLIPPGKLVSGLDPRLEAVILQGLKIRVEERFQTVDELIAAIGAGSQLARLIPLPPSTGKAEFILDRTPMIVGRLSPDGEIVDISLDSFPGSDTVSRQHAVLYQENNQWKIRDLTSLNGVFVKHSGQSTFQKITTPELIQFGDAISFGKVRFLFQSI, from the coding sequence ATGTCCCAAACCTGTCCTTATTGCTTTGCAGAAAATTTGGATCTGCCGATCGCCTGTATTCAATGCGGTTCATCTCTTGTACCCACCTCTCATTTGCCGTCGGGTCTTTTTCTGCATCAAAAACACTATCAAATAGACCGAGTAATTGGTGAAGGAGGTTTTGGCATTACTTACAAAGCCAGAGATTTAGCTAAATCTCGAATCGTTGCAATCAAAGAAAACTGGCCCGAACGCGCTACTCGACAGGGAACAACCGTAATTTGGCATCACAGCGTTACCCCGCAAAATCGACAGGTACAACTGAAAAAATTTGCCACGGAAGCTCAATATTTAGCGAAATGTGTCCATCCCAATATTGTCCAAGTTTACGATTGGTTTGAAGAAAATAATACGGCCTATGTGGTCATGGAATTTCTCTCGGGAAAACCCCTGTCTACAGTTCTAGAAGAAGAAGGGCCTCTCTCTCCTGATCGGGTGAAACGTTATTTTCTACAAATGGCTCATACTTTGCGAGCAATTCACTCCATCAATCTGTTGCATCGGGATATCAAACCAGACAATATTATCCTCAACCAAGGCGATCGGCCCATTTTAATTGATTTTGGAGCAACCAAAGAGTTTATTGCCGGACAAACTCGCCAAATGAGCGTTACCCTGACTCCAGGTTATGCGCCCTTAGAACAATATAGTTATCGTGGCAAACGTTGGCCTGCTACAGATATTTATGCTTTGTGTGCTTCTATGTATGAATTGCTGACTGGGCAACTTCCTCCACCGGCGGTAGAACGAGTCGCGACAGATACCTTGATTCCACCGGGCAAATTGGTCTCGGGACTCGACCCCAGATTGGAAGCGGTGATTCTTCAGGGTTTAAAAATCCGGGTTGAGGAGCGTTTCCAAACCGTTGACGAACTGATTGCGGCGATCGGCGCAGGCAGTCAACTGGCGAGACTGATTCCGTTGCCACCCTCTACAGGTAAGGCCGAATTTATCCTCGATCGCACTCCGATGATTGTCGGACGACTCTCACCCGATGGAGAGATCGTGGATATTTCCTTGGATAGCTTTCCTGGATCAGATACCGTGTCTCGCCAACACGCTGTGCTCTATCAGGAAAATAACCAATGGAAAATTCGTGATTTAACCTCTCTCAATGGCGTTTTTGTCAAGCATTCTGGACAATCCACTTTTCAAAAGATAACCACTCCAGAATTAATTCAATTTGGAGATGCCATTTCCTTTGGCAAAGTGCGTTTTTTATTTCAATCTATTTAA
- a CDS encoding PP2C family protein-serine/threonine phosphatase — MTSSAQLTAILQITENSQFMFKTWQVHILSYLGQLADVAYFQVRLQQRESPSDSDESSGGEERMALLRVGSVTGGLKRELDLRKVLENHKMISELLAWDVKNLVQLSLASPQPSQDLDQTLNEFADDQDSQDLEGSESNPDASIEGEPETLAADLSEEENTSTYLEEESYPDSPGTSEEPMEKLLVLTALPEADKTLEHWLQEDIPLTDALAIAAQVCQFFRYAYQRSWCFIYISPKFIEKRTPIAFFDLTGAYPLDSQLSEGLMAPYCAPELATGAQIQEQMSTYTVGSLLYESIHHQPVSDCLSDLKVDPIPRISQLLKISLSEISEDRFTLPQFLNLLVETRQFLEAANLSWEVAGRSTGGLSINRLQNEDNYGVRQQQSTHSAPLILGIVADGMGGMAQGEVASRIAVQTILEAPMEGELLTPELRSQWLRSTVQKANEAVANEVRDGGTTLSIVLAVGAELAIAHVGDSRIYLLRNGIICQLSEDHSMIALLLASGEIDYEESLDHPNRNVLTKSIGSKRRLSDGYVQELTRFSSDFSLKLEPDDILILCSDGVWDEVKSEELAKIFSPDLTLSDAVNQAINRVLEEGASDNATLLALKLKSSLRATY, encoded by the coding sequence ATGACTTCTTCGGCACAGCTCACGGCTATTCTTCAAATTACTGAAAACAGCCAGTTTATGTTCAAAACCTGGCAAGTTCACATTTTATCTTATCTCGGCCAATTGGCCGATGTTGCTTATTTCCAGGTCCGATTACAACAGAGAGAAAGTCCTAGTGATAGCGATGAGTCTTCCGGGGGTGAAGAGCGAATGGCTTTGCTAAGAGTTGGCTCAGTGACAGGAGGACTGAAGCGGGAACTCGATCTCAGAAAAGTGTTAGAAAATCATAAAATGATTTCTGAGTTGTTGGCATGGGATGTCAAAAATTTAGTTCAACTCAGTCTAGCTTCTCCCCAACCTTCTCAAGATTTAGACCAAACTCTAAATGAATTTGCAGATGACCAGGATTCTCAGGATTTAGAGGGGTCAGAATCCAACCCGGATGCTTCCATTGAGGGAGAACCGGAAACGTTAGCAGCAGATTTATCGGAAGAGGAAAATACTTCTACTTATTTAGAGGAAGAATCTTATCCAGACTCCCCAGGAACCTCAGAAGAACCGATGGAAAAGTTACTGGTGCTCACGGCGTTACCGGAAGCAGATAAAACGTTAGAACACTGGTTGCAAGAGGATATCCCACTCACAGATGCTTTGGCGATCGCCGCACAAGTGTGTCAATTCTTTCGCTATGCCTATCAACGGAGTTGGTGCTTTATTTATATTTCCCCGAAATTCATTGAAAAAAGAACACCGATCGCCTTTTTTGATTTAACCGGGGCCTATCCATTAGATTCTCAACTCAGTGAAGGATTAATGGCTCCTTACTGTGCACCTGAACTGGCAACGGGTGCTCAGATTCAAGAACAAATGAGTACCTATACTGTTGGAAGTCTGCTCTATGAATCCATTCATCATCAACCTGTAAGTGATTGCTTATCTGACTTAAAAGTTGACCCGATTCCTCGGATCTCTCAACTGTTAAAGATTAGCCTCTCGGAAATTTCTGAGGATAGATTCACTTTGCCACAATTTCTCAATCTCCTGGTGGAAACTCGTCAGTTCTTGGAAGCGGCTAACTTGTCCTGGGAAGTGGCGGGACGCTCAACCGGGGGACTCTCTATCAATCGCTTGCAAAATGAAGATAACTATGGGGTTAGACAACAACAGTCCACCCATTCAGCCCCTTTAATCTTAGGCATTGTTGCCGATGGAATGGGAGGCATGGCACAAGGAGAAGTTGCCAGCAGAATAGCAGTCCAAACGATTTTGGAAGCGCCGATGGAGGGAGAACTCCTCACTCCGGAATTGCGATCGCAATGGCTACGTTCCACTGTTCAAAAAGCAAATGAAGCGGTTGCCAACGAAGTCCGCGATGGTGGCACGACTTTAAGTATTGTCTTAGCAGTGGGTGCAGAATTAGCCATCGCCCATGTGGGAGATAGTCGGATTTATTTACTCAGAAATGGAATAATTTGCCAACTGAGCGAAGACCACTCCATGATTGCCCTACTCCTCGCTAGTGGAGAAATTGACTATGAAGAAAGCCTAGACCACCCGAATCGGAATGTCCTCACGAAATCCATTGGTTCCAAACGTCGATTGAGTGACGGTTATGTTCAAGAATTAACCCGATTTTCCTCAGACTTTTCCCTGAAACTAGAACCAGATGATATTTTAATTCTTTGCTCTGACGGGGTATGGGATGAAGTCAAATCCGAAGAACTGGCGAAAATATTTAGTCCAGATTTGACTTTATCGGATGCAGTCAATCAGGCGATCAATCGGGTTTTAGAAGAAGGGGCTTCCGATAACGCTACTTTACTGGCTTTAAAACTCAAATCTAGCCTGAGAGCTACTTACTAG
- a CDS encoding FHA domain-containing protein has translation MTITCPVCGSENPDTSEFCEACGQELGGPATVGAPPLPPKLDDTVIDIFSPGGSSKETVRLEPAPGDFLPPPPPPPPPQIAGTARLICKQPGVPTSEFLLDGSNALIGKFDPDTGPVDVDLEGFPGDEHISRLHGEIYAENGLWKIKDIGSVNGIFIKPLGQGRFGARITLPEALKPGDEIAIAKIKFLFQSP, from the coding sequence ATGACAATTACCTGTCCCGTTTGTGGATCTGAAAACCCCGACACTTCTGAATTTTGTGAGGCTTGTGGTCAAGAACTTGGGGGTCCAGCAACGGTGGGAGCGCCACCCTTGCCACCAAAACTCGATGATACGGTGATCGATATTTTTTCTCCAGGTGGATCTTCAAAAGAAACGGTCCGGTTAGAACCAGCACCTGGAGACTTCCTTCCGCCGCCGCCTCCTCCTCCTCCTCCCCAAATAGCTGGAACTGCTCGTCTAATTTGTAAGCAACCCGGGGTACCCACCTCTGAATTCTTATTAGATGGTAGTAATGCGCTCATTGGGAAATTTGACCCAGATACAGGACCCGTTGATGTTGACTTGGAAGGATTTCCAGGAGATGAGCATATTTCGAGATTACATGGTGAAATCTATGCAGAAAATGGTCTGTGGAAAATCAAGGATATAGGGTCAGTCAACGGCATATTTATTAAACCCTTGGGCCAAGGTCGTTTTGGGGCCAGAATTACCCTGCCAGAAGCCTTAAAACCGGGAGATGAGATTGCCATTGCTAAAATTAAATTTTTGTTCCAAAGTCCCTAA
- a CDS encoding vWA domain-containing protein has translation MLNVKITPHREFLPADTASQKMFLMLKLRPSRDVAASRPSTTFTFVIDTSGSMYEVVAGDVQETGETFMVDGNEYMGVTGGKTKIDIVMESLYALIRSGRLTASDRVAIVQFDDTASTLIPLTPATQINQLEQAIGQLRSFSGGTRMALGMKEAIKLLATQNMTSRRTLLFTDGQTFDEDQCRDLAVQFASNNIPITALGVGDYDENLLIHLSDTTGGRCFPVVADENTRDSNAVPITKLPSTIIEEFQNAQQDVITNLALSVQMVKGVRLNRIVRAYPDQAEFPLTQAPYPIGNATANDETIFILEFEIDSRPASRMRLAQLGLTYEIPGQNRRGELPATNVVVQFLAGQMAAQVDPEVMGYVQQCNITDLVKEATKIADRNPEQAGELLEKAKRLTQRLGNTSMTQSLDSVQDELRKTRKISSDTRKTVKMGAKGKTVKMGEDINDELNEAKIREISGT, from the coding sequence ATGCTTAATGTAAAAATCACGCCTCACCGAGAATTTTTACCGGCGGATACAGCCTCACAAAAAATGTTTTTGATGCTGAAACTGCGACCCAGCCGAGATGTGGCAGCCAGTCGCCCTTCCACAACATTTACCTTTGTCATTGATACCAGTGGCTCAATGTATGAAGTCGTTGCCGGAGATGTCCAAGAAACCGGCGAAACCTTTATGGTGGATGGGAACGAATATATGGGGGTGACTGGGGGAAAAACGAAAATTGATATCGTTATGGAATCCCTCTATGCGCTGATTCGGTCCGGCAGACTCACCGCGAGTGATCGCGTGGCGATCGTGCAGTTTGACGATACCGCTTCCACCTTGATTCCTCTGACCCCAGCAACTCAAATCAATCAATTAGAACAGGCGATCGGACAACTGCGAAGCTTTTCCGGAGGTACTCGGATGGCCCTCGGCATGAAAGAAGCAATCAAGTTACTGGCTACCCAAAATATGACCAGTCGCCGCACCTTACTCTTTACCGATGGTCAAACCTTTGACGAAGATCAATGTCGGGATTTAGCAGTCCAATTTGCAAGCAACAATATTCCAATTACTGCCTTGGGAGTAGGTGACTATGACGAGAACCTATTAATCCACCTCAGCGATACCACAGGAGGTCGTTGTTTTCCCGTAGTTGCCGATGAAAATACACGCGATTCCAATGCAGTTCCCATTACAAAATTGCCCTCGACTATTATCGAAGAATTTCAAAATGCTCAACAAGATGTCATCACCAACTTAGCCTTAAGTGTTCAAATGGTTAAAGGGGTTCGTCTGAACCGAATTGTCCGCGCCTATCCTGATCAAGCGGAATTTCCCTTAACTCAAGCCCCCTATCCCATTGGTAACGCCACGGCTAATGATGAAACTATCTTTATCCTAGAATTTGAGATTGATAGTCGTCCCGCTTCTCGGATGCGTCTTGCTCAACTGGGATTAACCTACGAAATTCCGGGACAAAATCGGCGGGGGGAATTACCGGCAACCAATGTAGTTGTACAATTTCTCGCTGGACAAATGGCGGCACAAGTTGATCCAGAAGTGATGGGATATGTTCAACAATGTAATATCACAGATTTGGTCAAAGAAGCCACTAAAATTGCCGATCGCAATCCAGAACAAGCGGGAGAACTGTTAGAAAAGGCCAAACGCTTAACTCAGCGACTCGGCAATACCTCAATGACCCAATCTCTTGACAGCGTTCAAGACGAATTGCGGAAAACCCGTAAAATTTCTTCCGATACCCGCAAAACTGTCAAAATGGGTGCAAAGGGTAAAACTGTTAAAATGGGGGAAGATATTAACGATGAATTGAACGAAGCAAAAATCCGAGAAATTTCGGGTACTTAA
- a CDS encoding vWA domain-containing protein, translating into MQTLFNSLRQRLSKPILFGLYGAGGCFLAATVLGETLLALTKQSPTVQPRSPQGIVLLIDTSGSMDGSKLQEVKSAAQSFVQRQDLSENQIAAIGFGTNVQVAANLSGEKTLLQQAIASLSDGGGTKMDLGIEAATQELQSTSFDRHILLFTDGEPGYAGANTRSEKSKTLAAGRSAISQNINLVAVATGDADVNFLTQLTGNSDKVFYVNSGDFDVAFRQAEAVIYGNQLVESGSTGNYGLVYSVLRIGGWTAMLAIGTALALIAGQNHYLRRRILSQKEGAIGSLGGVVAGITAGGLGQLLFTPVAGIPILATGGQIVGWTILGTLLGGGISFVVPNLQLRRALQAGAVGGVAGSIGFLVLSAVSGDLIGRLVGAAIIGFFIGLAIALIEQLSREAWLVIHWTPTEQTKISLGAKPIVLGSSDDAHVYLRKDQGYPPVTAQVYLEGEKIIMQFHEDMQKLKGMKILKQELKDGDHRKIGEVSLEVKTATQKSLLQRG; encoded by the coding sequence ATGCAAACACTTTTTAATTCATTAAGACAGAGACTTAGCAAACCCATTTTATTTGGTTTGTATGGAGCGGGGGGCTGCTTTCTCGCCGCTACAGTCCTGGGAGAAACGCTCCTCGCCTTGACTAAACAATCGCCGACGGTACAACCGCGATCGCCTCAAGGGATTGTCTTACTGATTGATACTTCCGGCAGTATGGATGGCTCGAAATTGCAGGAAGTTAAATCCGCTGCTCAAAGTTTCGTGCAGCGACAAGATTTGTCTGAGAATCAAATTGCGGCTATCGGATTTGGCACTAATGTTCAAGTGGCGGCTAATCTGAGCGGAGAAAAAACTCTGCTGCAACAGGCGATCGCCAGTTTATCCGATGGAGGCGGCACTAAAATGGACCTGGGAATTGAAGCGGCGACTCAAGAATTACAAAGCACCTCATTTGACCGCCATATTCTCTTATTTACCGATGGAGAACCGGGCTATGCTGGGGCCAATACCCGCTCTGAAAAGTCTAAAACATTGGCAGCAGGGCGTTCTGCAATCAGCCAGAATATTAATTTGGTTGCTGTGGCAACTGGGGATGCTGATGTTAATTTTTTAACGCAACTGACTGGAAATTCAGACAAAGTTTTCTATGTCAATTCGGGAGATTTTGATGTCGCCTTTCGTCAAGCCGAAGCGGTCATTTATGGGAACCAATTGGTTGAGTCAGGTTCTACGGGAAATTATGGATTAGTCTATTCTGTCTTGAGAATTGGTGGATGGACTGCAATGCTGGCGATCGGTACGGCTTTAGCTCTGATTGCCGGACAAAATCATTATCTGCGGCGGCGAATTCTTTCCCAAAAAGAAGGGGCGATCGGCAGTTTAGGGGGTGTGGTGGCAGGAATAACCGCAGGAGGACTCGGACAGCTTTTGTTTACTCCGGTTGCCGGTATTCCGATTCTCGCAACTGGGGGTCAAATTGTGGGGTGGACGATATTAGGAACTCTTTTGGGTGGGGGTATTTCTTTCGTTGTTCCTAACTTACAATTGCGCCGTGCTCTTCAAGCGGGTGCAGTCGGTGGGGTTGCTGGATCGATTGGGTTTTTAGTGCTTTCTGCTGTTTCTGGAGATTTAATAGGGCGCTTGGTTGGGGCTGCAATTATCGGCTTTTTCATTGGATTAGCGATCGCCTTGATTGAACAGTTGAGCCGAGAAGCATGGCTAGTGATTCATTGGACTCCCACGGAACAAACCAAAATTTCTTTAGGAGCAAAACCGATTGTCTTGGGGAGTTCTGATGATGCCCATGTTTACCTACGGAAAGATCAGGGGTATCCGCCCGTGACCGCTCAAGTTTACTTGGAAGGAGAAAAGATTATTATGCAGTTTCATGAAGATATGCAAAAGCTCAAAGGCATGAAAATTCTCAAACAGGAACTCAAAGATGGCGATCATCGCAAAATAGGCGAGGTCAGTCTGGAAGTCAAAACTGCTACTCAGAAATCTTTGTTACAAAGGGGCTGA
- a CDS encoding serine hydrolase, producing MKQKYWINNTLIFKSSMWMPTLLLSCIGGCIGVLMWVNQSPKDRCTHPKQLILSSNQVELIQDSNNPGESICYNFHAEVGDYLAIETNTEVRFSNLTGDHSSKFSGRYNLTLSEGGLYRIDVVSTPPDREFEISIQTRKNSPLNQSANSSVSNQPETHQGDNDNSSELLKNSVYNVKNQPPFYPDKKLQSIVNEIVAHVNQLNLPSHKLSISLIDLTDNKCCKSASYNDKEPRFPASITKLFWMVALYGQYQQKGLPLNSISDSEIYKMIQSSDNEPASRLLDIITGTNSGPNLGASDLELWVEKRNNINHFFNKAGYRNININQKNFPVPYLNMLEGPEGRDLQMRGKSTQPIRNSLTTYDVARLLYEIEMQKSVSPEYSTQMKDYLTRDLRPEAWKPILYNSIQGFLGEYLPVNVKFASKVGWTSQSRQDAAIIESPDGKTRYILVIFGDDESYAQNWTIFPEISLKIYKAMTAL from the coding sequence ATGAAACAGAAATATTGGATTAATAATACTCTGATTTTTAAATCGAGTATGTGGATGCCCACCTTGTTATTGTCTTGTATTGGAGGGTGCATTGGTGTTTTGATGTGGGTTAACCAAAGCCCTAAAGATAGATGTACTCACCCTAAACAGTTAATTCTCTCCTCTAATCAAGTTGAATTAATCCAAGATTCAAACAATCCGGGTGAGAGTATTTGCTATAATTTTCATGCAGAAGTAGGAGATTACCTAGCCATAGAAACCAATACAGAAGTGCGATTTTCTAACTTAACGGGAGACCATAGCTCTAAATTTTCAGGCCGCTATAATCTAACTTTAAGCGAAGGAGGTTTATATAGGATTGATGTGGTTTCCACTCCACCAGACCGCGAATTTGAAATTAGCATTCAAACCCGCAAGAATTCGCCCCTAAATCAATCAGCCAATTCTTCGGTTAGTAATCAGCCTGAAACCCATCAAGGTGATAATGATAATTCCAGCGAGTTGTTAAAAAATAGTGTTTATAACGTAAAAAATCAGCCTCCTTTTTATCCGGACAAAAAATTGCAAAGTATAGTAAATGAAATTGTTGCTCATGTCAATCAATTAAATTTGCCGAGTCATAAACTCTCTATTTCTCTAATTGACTTAACCGATAATAAATGTTGTAAATCTGCTTCTTACAATGACAAAGAGCCTCGTTTTCCGGCTAGTATAACTAAGTTATTCTGGATGGTGGCTTTGTACGGCCAATATCAACAAAAAGGTCTTCCCTTAAACTCCATATCGGATTCAGAAATTTATAAAATGATCCAATCATCGGATAATGAACCTGCGAGTCGATTACTCGATATAATTACCGGGACAAATTCCGGCCCCAATCTAGGTGCTTCTGACTTGGAGCTATGGGTTGAAAAACGGAATAATATTAATCATTTTTTTAACAAAGCAGGTTATCGCAATATTAATATTAACCAAAAAAATTTCCCCGTCCCCTATCTAAATATGTTAGAGGGTCCAGAAGGGAGAGATTTACAAATGAGAGGAAAATCAACCCAACCTATTAGGAATTCTTTAACCACTTATGATGTTGCTAGACTTTTGTATGAAATCGAAATGCAAAAATCTGTCTCACCGGAATACAGTACCCAAATGAAGGATTATTTAACCCGAGATTTACGTCCAGAAGCATGGAAGCCCATCCTCTATAATTCAATCCAAGGGTTCCTGGGAGAATACTTACCCGTCAATGTTAAATTTGCTTCTAAAGTAGGATGGACTTCCCAAAGCCGACAAGATGCAGCCATTATCGAGAGTCCTGATGGAAAAACTCGGTACATTTTAGTAATTTTTGGAGATGATGAAAGTTATGCTCAAAACTGGACAATATTTCCGGAAATTTCTTTAAAAATTTATAAAGCAATGACGGCTTTGTAA
- a CDS encoding ARC6/PARC6 family protein yields the protein MKNLWVLTILLLAGCNASLGKSAGLSEDCPNNPPVLDSNNVTEISVNSGTITESGQLRKGQSKGYTFQAESGQKLSYQTKQDICIWLYSPDTALLTGGELPKTGKYTLQVSSLQGSTTFDLDLSLGNLANSASNSSPTEPVNPSNSQSSSSSQGSQSGFTQEQATQIIQNWLNSKGEIFSPPFNRQLVGQYADTNGPLYRDITKSDGSIAWLSKENYRYVFRASNVTQVLEFSDSGSQPFLKVKIYEDRTLYGPRGIDHSNSGASTKDYVYFFSQENGNWKIYDYQSAN from the coding sequence ATGAAAAACTTATGGGTCTTGACAATTCTATTACTCGCGGGATGCAATGCGAGCCTCGGCAAAAGTGCCGGATTATCTGAAGATTGTCCAAATAATCCTCCCGTCCTTGATAGTAATAATGTCACAGAAATTTCTGTGAATTCAGGAACGATTACTGAGTCTGGTCAACTTCGCAAGGGGCAATCGAAAGGATACACATTTCAAGCCGAATCGGGACAAAAATTAAGCTACCAAACTAAACAGGACATTTGTATCTGGCTTTATTCCCCTGATACTGCACTTTTAACCGGCGGAGAACTGCCCAAAACAGGTAAATATACTTTGCAAGTATCCTCTCTGCAAGGCTCTACAACTTTTGATTTAGATCTGAGCTTAGGCAATCTTGCTAATTCTGCTTCCAATAGTTCACCTACTGAGCCAGTTAATCCTTCTAACAGTCAATCATCGAGTTCTTCACAGGGTTCTCAAAGTGGTTTCACTCAAGAGCAAGCCACTCAAATTATTCAAAATTGGTTAAACTCTAAAGGAGAAATTTTTTCGCCTCCTTTTAATCGCCAATTAGTCGGGCAATATGCGGACACAAATGGACCCCTTTATCGAGATATAACAAAGTCAGATGGATCTATCGCTTGGCTTTCTAAAGAAAATTATCGATATGTTTTCCGAGCTTCTAATGTTACTCAAGTTTTGGAATTTTCTGATTCGGGAAGTCAACCTTTTTTAAAAGTGAAGATTTATGAAGATAGAACCCTCTACGGTCCTCGGGGAATTGACCACTCTAATTCTGGGGCAAGCACAAAAGACTACGTTTACTTTTTTAGTCAAGAAAATGGCAACTGGAAAATTTACGATTACCAAAGTGCAAATTAA
- a CDS encoding VWA domain-containing protein, which produces MVGCLQTAAWSQVKTTEIVGSPSISGDRVTLRIKVKDENEKPVMGLIDTDFQLRVDGNLIDFRSNDWKSPEETVFPPAWIIVLLDFSGSMTQTDSRGTTRVEGAINAIREFTALLATRGPNTHLAIVPFGEGGNDCAGYSITNEVLNNFFPAGDFKLRNYLDYLAQETPCASTNIYEPLTRAVRFLANEEDERFALPERPNQPEPRLAIILLSDGYHNKPNEEEDFRSLTTLLRRNDRIVVHTLGYGLTPEQLGRKYNLGRAAKRSDLNAGTIPAEEFVDKDRLQEIARLTGGISEFSPEALTVAEQLKVFLNALLGEYQITYTEPNAERGSKHEVQAIVRDVESQPKLYRIQVFGRSVPLGTRMIMMLLIVIVLLGGGILPFWLWAQHLKQEALEG; this is translated from the coding sequence ATGGTGGGTTGCCTACAGACTGCGGCTTGGAGTCAAGTCAAAACGACCGAAATTGTGGGCAGTCCTTCCATCTCAGGCGATCGGGTTACTCTTCGCATTAAAGTCAAAGATGAAAACGAGAAACCCGTGATGGGATTAATCGATACAGATTTTCAACTCAGGGTTGATGGAAATCTGATTGATTTTCGGAGTAATGACTGGAAAAGTCCGGAAGAAACAGTTTTTCCTCCAGCTTGGATTATTGTGCTGTTAGATTTTAGCGGGAGTATGACTCAGACCGATAGCCGAGGGACAACTCGTGTTGAAGGCGCGATCAATGCCATTCGAGAGTTTACAGCACTCCTTGCCACTCGCGGTCCCAATACCCACCTGGCGATCGTACCCTTTGGGGAGGGAGGAAATGACTGTGCGGGTTATTCCATCACCAATGAAGTTCTCAATAACTTTTTCCCTGCGGGAGATTTTAAACTCCGGAATTACCTGGATTATTTAGCCCAAGAAACCCCTTGTGCTTCCACCAATATTTATGAACCCCTGACTCGCGCCGTTCGATTTTTAGCCAACGAGGAAGATGAGCGATTTGCCTTGCCGGAACGACCTAATCAGCCGGAACCTCGACTCGCTATTATTCTTTTATCCGATGGCTATCATAATAAACCCAATGAAGAGGAAGACTTTCGCAGTCTGACCACCCTATTGCGAAGAAACGATCGCATTGTTGTCCATACTTTAGGCTATGGATTGACCCCCGAACAGTTAGGAAGAAAATACAACCTAGGACGTGCTGCGAAACGTTCCGATCTTAATGCTGGAACGATTCCAGCAGAGGAATTTGTGGACAAAGATCGTTTGCAAGAAATCGCCCGGTTAACGGGTGGGATTTCTGAATTTTCACCGGAGGCGTTGACGGTAGCCGAACAGCTTAAAGTCTTTCTGAATGCGCTGTTAGGGGAATATCAAATTACCTATACTGAACCGAATGCCGAACGAGGGTCAAAGCATGAAGTTCAGGCGATCGTGCGGGATGTCGAATCTCAACCCAAACTCTATCGCATTCAAGTGTTTGGGCGATCGGTTCCCCTCGGCACCCGGATGATCATGATGTTGCTGATCGTGATTGTGCTTTTAGGGGGTGGAATTCTGCCCTTTTGGTTATGGGCGCAGCATTTAAAACAAGAAGCCTTGGAGGGTTAA